The following are from one region of the Leptospira neocaledonica genome:
- a CDS encoding DNA-processing protein DprA, with protein MDFLSLSSPGLYKILCRSRFLSESRSKSEVLEKLREILPKDLIEKAEFDSKNYSSSLKKMGAEIVSYFDQEYPSLLKEIYDPPPNLFCFGNIGLLKLSYLAVVGTRKASPITLHYSKLIPNFVYSLGLDGIISGLALGVDAAAMFLTLEQGMPVIGVMGTGPEKEYPQENRNLYKRMKSSDNALVITECPPGFEVRKYAFPKRNRIITGISPSLLMMEAPTKSGALSSASNAISQDRDVFVFDHPLQTQNQGGKKLLSDGATPVLFDKYQTEGEKIFHLEEILPSNFEEVPGMLARLGKNKLNGNWIDIGNGFIRSVQ; from the coding sequence ATGGATTTTCTTTCTCTTTCTTCTCCAGGTCTGTACAAGATTCTATGCAGATCTAGATTTCTATCCGAGAGCCGATCTAAATCTGAGGTTTTAGAAAAATTAAGGGAAATACTTCCCAAAGACCTAATAGAAAAAGCAGAGTTTGATTCCAAAAATTATTCTTCTTCATTGAAAAAGATGGGAGCGGAAATCGTTTCTTATTTTGACCAGGAATATCCCAGTCTTCTCAAAGAAATTTACGATCCCCCGCCCAATTTATTTTGTTTTGGGAACATAGGTCTTCTGAAACTTTCTTATTTAGCGGTCGTAGGAACCAGAAAGGCCTCGCCAATCACATTACATTATTCTAAACTAATTCCGAATTTCGTATATTCTCTTGGATTGGACGGTATTATTTCAGGCCTGGCCTTGGGAGTGGATGCCGCGGCAATGTTCCTGACATTGGAGCAAGGAATGCCTGTGATCGGAGTTATGGGAACGGGTCCCGAAAAAGAATATCCTCAAGAAAATAGGAATTTATATAAAAGAATGAAATCTTCTGACAATGCCTTGGTGATTACTGAATGTCCTCCCGGTTTTGAAGTGAGAAAATATGCATTCCCGAAAAGAAATAGAATCATTACAGGAATCTCACCTTCTCTTTTAATGATGGAGGCTCCTACAAAAAGTGGAGCATTGTCCTCCGCATCAAACGCGATCTCACAAGATCGAGATGTTTTTGTTTTTGATCATCCGCTACAAACTCAGAACCAAGGCGGGAAAAAATTACTCTCCGATGGTGCCACTCCCGTTTTGTTTGATAAATATCAAACGGAAGGAGAGAAAATTTTTCATTTGGAAGAAATTCTTCCATCTAATTTCGAAGAAGTTCCCGGAATGCTTGCTCGATTGGGAAAAAACAAATTGAATGGTAATTGGATCGATATAGGAAACGGTTTCATTCGATCCGTTCAATAA